A region of Pseudomonas putida DNA encodes the following proteins:
- a CDS encoding inorganic phosphate transporter, translated as MATPSLASQPQLAQRDSRPQLSHKPGRATLVLFFGLLVAGLAYTAWSLKQDVSASGTVITTVTPFLLLGLALLIALGFEFVNGFHDTANAVATVIYTHSLPAPVAVVWSGLCNFLGVLLSSGAVAFGIIALLPVELILQVGSSAGFAMVFALLLAAIIWNLGTWWLGLPASSSHTLIGSIIGVGVANALMHGRDGTSGVDWGQASKVGYALLFSPLIGFACAALLLLALRALVKRKELYQAPEGQTPPPWWIRGVLILTCTGVSFAHGSNDGQKGMGLIMLILVGTLPMAYALNKTMPSEQALQFSAVAEVTRQALVRSDPQPVPADPRQVLTLFITDPKPTAQLVPALAALTGMIGEEVKGYGSLKRVPAEAMANVRNDMYLTSEAIRLIEKNQLVTFDADTRSHVQLFKTQLDDATRYIPLWVKVAVAIALGLGTMVGWRRIVVTVGEKIGKTHLSYAQGASAEVVAMCTIGAADMFGLPVSTTHVLSSGVAGTMVANGSGIQKRTLINLLMAWVLTLPAAMLLAGGLYWVLSQIF; from the coding sequence ATGGCAACCCCGTCCCTGGCCAGCCAGCCGCAACTGGCCCAACGCGACTCGCGCCCGCAGCTGTCCCACAAGCCCGGACGCGCCACCCTGGTTTTGTTCTTCGGCCTGCTAGTGGCCGGCCTCGCCTACACCGCCTGGAGCCTGAAACAGGACGTCAGCGCCAGCGGCACGGTGATCACCACCGTCACGCCCTTTCTGCTGCTGGGCCTGGCGCTACTGATTGCCCTGGGCTTCGAGTTCGTCAACGGCTTCCATGACACCGCCAACGCCGTGGCCACGGTTATTTACACCCATTCGTTACCTGCACCGGTGGCAGTGGTCTGGTCGGGCTTGTGCAACTTCCTCGGGGTGCTGCTCTCCAGCGGCGCGGTGGCATTCGGCATCATTGCCTTGCTGCCGGTAGAGCTGATTCTGCAGGTCGGCTCTTCGGCCGGCTTCGCCATGGTATTCGCCTTGCTGCTGGCAGCGATCATCTGGAACCTGGGCACTTGGTGGCTGGGCCTGCCGGCCTCGTCCTCGCACACGCTGATCGGCTCGATAATCGGTGTCGGGGTGGCCAATGCATTGATGCACGGGCGCGATGGCACCAGTGGGGTGGATTGGGGCCAGGCAAGCAAAGTGGGCTATGCCCTGCTGTTTTCGCCATTGATCGGCTTTGCCTGCGCCGCGCTGTTGCTGCTGGCGCTGCGCGCACTGGTCAAGCGCAAAGAGCTGTACCAGGCACCGGAAGGCCAGACGCCGCCACCCTGGTGGATCCGCGGTGTGCTGATCCTGACCTGCACCGGGGTGTCCTTTGCCCACGGCTCCAACGATGGCCAGAAAGGCATGGGGCTGATCATGCTGATTCTGGTCGGTACGCTGCCGATGGCGTACGCGCTGAACAAGACCATGCCCAGCGAACAGGCGCTGCAGTTCTCGGCTGTTGCCGAGGTAACACGCCAGGCGCTGGTGCGCAGTGACCCGCAACCAGTGCCGGCAGACCCTCGCCAGGTGCTGACCCTGTTCATCACCGACCCCAAGCCCACTGCGCAACTGGTACCCGCACTCGCCGCCCTGACCGGCATGATCGGTGAAGAAGTCAAAGGCTATGGCTCGCTCAAGCGCGTACCGGCCGAAGCCATGGCCAACGTGCGCAATGACATGTACCTGACCAGCGAAGCCATCCGCCTGATCGAGAAAAACCAGTTGGTAACGTTCGATGCCGACACCCGCAGCCATGTGCAGCTGTTCAAGACCCAACTGGACGACGCCACGCGCTACATCCCGCTGTGGGTCAAGGTTGCCGTGGCCATCGCACTGGGGCTGGGGACCATGGTCGGCTGGCGGCGTATCGTGGTGACGGTGGGCGAGAAGATCGGCAAGACCCACCTGAGCTACGCCCAGGGCGCATCGGCCGAGGTGGTGGCGATGTGCACCATCGGCGCGGCGGACATGTTCGGGCTGCCGGTGTCGACGACCCACGTGCTGAGTTCGGGCGTGGCCGGGACCATGGTCGCCAATGGCTCGGGCATCCAGAAGCGCACACTGATCAACCTGCTGATGGCGTGGGTGCTGACCTTGCCGGCGGCGATGTTGCTGGCGGGTGGTCTGTACTGGGTTCTGAGCCAGATTTTCTGA
- a CDS encoding DUF488 domain-containing protein, producing the protein MIRCKRVYQAVSDEDGQRVLVDRLWPRNKRKDDLHGQWLREVAPSDGLRKAFHQGEVDFVGFTQRYHQELTAHPEHWYPLLDLACKGTLTLLYAGKDTEHNNAQVLAEWLEDELERRGPGSSPVCYAT; encoded by the coding sequence ATGATCCGCTGCAAACGTGTTTACCAAGCGGTCTCGGACGAAGATGGCCAACGTGTGCTGGTCGACCGCCTGTGGCCGCGCAACAAACGCAAGGATGACCTGCATGGCCAGTGGCTGCGCGAGGTGGCGCCTTCGGATGGTTTGCGTAAGGCGTTTCATCAGGGAGAGGTAGATTTCGTCGGTTTCACCCAGCGCTACCACCAGGAACTGACGGCACACCCTGAGCACTGGTACCCGCTGCTGGACTTGGCCTGCAAAGGAACGCTGACGTTGCTCTATGCCGGCAAGGACACCGAACACAACAACGCCCAGGTACTGGCCGAATGGCTGGAGGATGAGCTGGAGCGCCGTGGGCCAGGCAGTTCGCCTGTGTGCTATGCCACGTGA
- a CDS encoding GNAT family N-acetyltransferase, which produces MKLIAATDAQRNFARDLTRQAMLPYYREFDLLWLEEAFDQAWAWREQWLVMEGQTVLGYCSLSQDRQALFIRELHLLPEHRGRGIGSRVLEALAGWAKQRRLPLLRLMVFRSNPARLLYQRRGFVEMGEDACFVRMQRVID; this is translated from the coding sequence ATGAAACTCATAGCCGCCACCGATGCCCAGCGCAACTTCGCCCGCGACCTCACGCGCCAGGCCATGCTGCCGTACTACCGTGAATTCGACCTGTTATGGCTTGAAGAAGCCTTTGATCAAGCCTGGGCCTGGCGCGAGCAGTGGCTGGTGATGGAAGGGCAAACGGTGCTGGGCTACTGCAGCCTCAGCCAGGACCGCCAGGCACTGTTCATTCGAGAGTTGCACCTGCTGCCTGAACACCGTGGGCGCGGCATTGGCAGCCGGGTGCTGGAGGCGCTTGCCGGTTGGGCGAAGCAGCGGCGCCTGCCACTGCTGCGTTTGATGGTGTTTCGCAGTAACCCGGCTCGGTTGTTGTATCAGCGAAGGGGCTTTGTAGAAATGGGCGAGGACGCGTGCTTCGTACGTATGCAACGCGTGATCGACTGA
- a CDS encoding helix-turn-helix domain-containing protein, with protein MNGFGPRLREERERLGMTQRVFGDIGGVEPNAQGKYESGERTPRADYLAALAAQGVDALYVLSGVRTPAPLENLTRDEAELLGAFRQLPVADQAALWHLLGRLSGEVKCRETVRPFTLGHQAYLTEVLR; from the coding sequence ATGAATGGATTCGGTCCGCGACTGCGGGAAGAACGTGAGCGGCTGGGGATGACCCAACGGGTTTTTGGTGACATCGGCGGGGTCGAACCCAATGCTCAGGGCAAGTACGAGAGCGGTGAACGCACGCCCCGCGCCGATTACCTGGCAGCACTGGCGGCCCAGGGCGTGGATGCGCTCTATGTGCTCAGCGGTGTGCGCACCCCAGCGCCGCTAGAAAACCTGACCCGGGATGAGGCGGAACTGCTGGGGGCCTTTAGGCAGTTGCCGGTCGCCGATCAAGCCGCGCTCTGGCACTTGCTGGGGCGTTTGTCGGGTGAGGTTAAATGCCGCGAAACAGTGAGGCCTTTCACACTTGGCCATCAGGCATATCTGACAGAAGTGTTGCGCTAG
- the uvrY gene encoding UvrY/SirA/GacA family response regulator transcription factor, with amino-acid sequence MIRVLVVDDHDLVRTGITRMLADIDGLQVVGEGDSGESALKLARELKPDVVLMDVKMPGIGGLEATRKLLRSHPDIKVVAVTVCEEDPFPTRLLQAGAAGYLTKGAGLDEMVQAIRLAFAGQRYISPQIAQQLALKSFQPQGSPFDALSEREIQIALMIVGCQKVQIISDKLCLSPKTVNTYRYRIFEKLSVTSDVELTLLAVRHGMVDASL; translated from the coding sequence TTGATTAGGGTCTTAGTGGTCGATGATCACGATCTGGTACGAACCGGTATTACACGCATGCTGGCCGACATCGACGGCTTGCAGGTGGTGGGTGAGGGGGATTCGGGGGAGTCGGCGCTCAAGCTGGCCCGGGAACTTAAACCCGACGTCGTCCTGATGGATGTGAAAATGCCGGGCATCGGCGGCCTGGAGGCCACCCGCAAACTGTTGCGCAGCCATCCCGACATCAAAGTGGTCGCGGTCACCGTGTGCGAGGAAGACCCGTTCCCCACGCGCCTGTTGCAAGCGGGCGCCGCCGGTTACCTGACCAAGGGCGCCGGGCTCGACGAAATGGTCCAGGCCATTCGCCTGGCCTTTGCCGGCCAGCGCTACATCAGCCCGCAAATCGCTCAGCAGCTGGCGCTCAAGTCGTTCCAGCCACAAGGCTCGCCGTTCGACGCGTTGTCGGAGCGCGAAATCCAGATCGCCTTGATGATCGTCGGCTGCCAGAAAGTGCAGATCATCTCCGACAAGTTGTGTCTCTCGCCCAAGACCGTCAATACTTACCGTTATCGGATCTTTGAAAAACTCTCGGTCACCAGCGACGTCGAACTGACCTTGCTGGCCGTTCGCCACGGTATGGTTGACGCAAGCCTGTAA
- the uvrC gene encoding excinuclease ABC subunit UvrC, with translation MSQVFDASAFLATCSGRPGVYRMFDAEARLLYVGKAKNLKKRLASYFRKTGLAPKTAALVGRIAQVETTITANETEALLLEQNLIKEWRPPYNILLRDDKSYPYVFLSDGEFPRLGIHRGAKKAKGRYFGPYPSAGAIRESLSLLQKAFSVRQCEDSYYANRTRPCLQYQIKRCKGPCVGLVDKNEYADDIRHSVMFLEGRSQQLGNELNAEMEKAAMALNFEKAAELRDQIALLRRVQDQQYIEGGTGDVDVIAAFVNPGGACVHLISVRGGRVLGSKNFFPQVGIEEEVAEVMAAFLSQYYVGNAERELPGELIVNVVHEDFDAIREALQTLRGRELTITHRVRGTRARWQQLAVTNAEQALNARLANRQHMAARFEALAQVLGLDEVPQRLECYDISHSSGEATVASCVVFGPEGPIKSDYRRFNIEGVTAGDDYAAMHQALTRRYGRIKDGEGKLPDVLLVDGGKGQLNMARDVMQELAFTDLTLLGVAKGVTRKAGFETLYLNDVHHEFTLKGDSPALHLIQQIRDEAHRFAITGHRARRGKARRVSSLEDVAGVGPKRRRDLLKHFGGLQELNRASVDEIAKAPGISKKLAESIYASLHSE, from the coding sequence ATGTCTCAAGTTTTTGATGCCAGCGCGTTCCTGGCGACCTGCAGCGGTCGCCCGGGCGTTTACCGTATGTTCGACGCCGAGGCGCGGCTGCTCTACGTGGGCAAGGCCAAGAACCTCAAGAAGCGCCTGGCCAGTTACTTCCGCAAAACCGGCCTGGCGCCGAAGACGGCTGCCCTGGTGGGCCGCATCGCCCAGGTCGAGACCACCATTACCGCCAACGAGACCGAGGCGCTGCTGCTGGAGCAGAACCTGATCAAGGAATGGCGGCCGCCGTACAACATCCTGTTGCGCGACGACAAGTCCTACCCCTACGTCTTCCTGTCTGACGGCGAGTTCCCGCGCCTGGGCATCCACCGCGGTGCGAAAAAGGCCAAGGGCCGTTATTTCGGCCCGTACCCCAGCGCGGGTGCCATTCGCGAAAGCCTCAGCCTGTTGCAAAAGGCCTTCTCGGTGCGCCAGTGCGAAGACAGCTACTACGCCAACCGCACCCGGCCCTGCCTGCAGTACCAGATCAAACGCTGCAAGGGGCCGTGTGTCGGCTTGGTGGATAAAAACGAGTACGCCGACGATATCCGCCATTCGGTGATGTTCCTCGAAGGCCGCAGCCAGCAGTTGGGTAACGAGCTCAATGCCGAAATGGAGAAGGCCGCCATGGCCCTCAATTTCGAAAAGGCCGCCGAACTGCGCGACCAGATTGCCCTGTTGCGCCGTGTGCAGGACCAGCAGTACATCGAAGGCGGTACCGGTGACGTCGACGTGATTGCCGCCTTCGTCAACCCCGGTGGCGCCTGTGTGCACCTGATCAGCGTGCGCGGCGGGCGGGTGTTGGGCAGCAAGAATTTCTTCCCGCAGGTGGGTATCGAAGAGGAAGTGGCCGAAGTCATGGCGGCGTTCCTGTCCCAGTACTACGTCGGTAATGCCGAGCGCGAATTGCCCGGCGAGCTCATCGTCAACGTGGTGCACGAAGACTTCGACGCCATCCGCGAAGCGCTGCAGACCCTGCGCGGCCGCGAGCTGACCATCACCCACCGGGTGCGCGGCACCCGTGCCCGCTGGCAGCAGTTGGCAGTCACCAACGCCGAGCAAGCGCTCAATGCTCGCCTGGCCAACCGCCAGCACATGGCCGCACGTTTCGAGGCCCTGGCCCAGGTGCTTGGCCTGGACGAAGTGCCACAGCGCCTGGAGTGCTACGACATCAGCCACTCCAGCGGCGAAGCCACCGTGGCCAGCTGCGTGGTGTTTGGCCCGGAAGGCCCGATCAAGTCCGATTACCGTCGCTTCAATATCGAGGGCGTGACCGCAGGCGACGACTACGCCGCCATGCACCAAGCCTTGACCCGCCGCTACGGGCGGATCAAGGACGGTGAGGGCAAGCTGCCCGACGTGTTGCTGGTGGACGGCGGCAAGGGCCAGTTGAACATGGCCCGCGACGTCATGCAGGAACTGGCCTTCACCGACCTGACCCTGCTCGGCGTTGCCAAGGGCGTGACCCGCAAGGCCGGTTTCGAGACCCTGTACCTCAATGACGTGCACCACGAGTTCACCCTCAAGGGCGACTCGCCGGCCCTGCACCTGATCCAGCAGATCCGCGACGAAGCCCACCGCTTCGCCATCACCGGCCACCGTGCTCGGCGTGGCAAGGCCCGGCGCGTGTCCAGCCTGGAAGACGTGGCCGGCGTCGGCCCCAAGCGCCGTCGCGACCTGCTGAAACACTTCGGCGGCCTACAAGAGCTCAACCGCGCCAGTGTCGATGAAATCGCCAAAGCCCCCGGCATTAGTAAAAAGCTTGCCGAGTCGATTTATGCCAGCCTGCATAGCGAGTAG
- the pgsA gene encoding CDP-diacylglycerol--glycerol-3-phosphate 3-phosphatidyltransferase translates to MNIPNLLTVLRVLLIPIFILLFYVPYHWSYMAASSVFAVAAATDWLDGYLARRLQQSTPFGAFLDPVADKLMVAVALVLLVQVHANFWLTLPAAVIIGREIVVSALREWMAELGARAHVAVSNLGKWKTAAQMLALVILLANPPAVTFWVILGYGLLLVAAGLTLWSMAHYLLAAWPHLREGSEQK, encoded by the coding sequence ATGAATATTCCAAACCTGCTCACCGTTCTACGCGTCCTGCTCATCCCGATCTTCATCCTGCTGTTCTATGTGCCCTATCACTGGAGCTACATGGCCGCCAGCAGCGTGTTCGCCGTCGCCGCCGCCACTGACTGGCTGGACGGCTACCTGGCGCGTCGCCTGCAGCAGAGCACGCCGTTCGGTGCCTTCCTGGACCCGGTGGCTGACAAGCTGATGGTCGCCGTGGCCCTGGTGCTGCTGGTGCAGGTGCACGCCAACTTCTGGCTGACCTTGCCTGCGGCAGTCATCATCGGCCGCGAGATCGTGGTGTCGGCGCTGCGTGAGTGGATGGCCGAGCTGGGGGCGAGGGCGCATGTGGCGGTGTCCAACCTTGGCAAGTGGAAGACCGCGGCGCAAATGCTGGCGCTGGTGATCCTGCTGGCCAACCCGCCGGCGGTGACGTTCTGGGTGATTCTGGGGTACGGGCTGCTGCTGGTGGCGGCAGGGCTGACGCTGTGGTCCATGGCGCATTACCTGCTGGCCGCCTGGCCACACTTGCGCGAAGGATCGGAGCAGAAATAA